One Bombus terrestris chromosome 15, iyBomTerr1.2, whole genome shotgun sequence genomic window, aattccataaatatttctcttttttaaataataattgtaatgtaACGCGCATAAGCGCAGAACCTCTatctgtatataaatatttcaaagaaatattattacagtATGTCAGCCGGATTATTTGGAACACCTGTAACCTCCCATATCGTAGCCGCAAGTCTTCTTGAATGTTCTAATACACACGACGATGTTGCCAAACCGAGATGAACACAATAAAGCTCATAAATTCTGATTTTATTGGGAGACAGTTTAGGGAAACACGTCTCCGCTAGTTTTCtacgaaattgtaaaataagtCAAGTAAGAATTCACAAGACAAATATTTCAGTACCGTTAGTACAAACCTGTAATAATCGCCACAAAATATACCGGGTACTGGAAAATTTTTCAACACATGATTcaaataaactttatatttcacTGGCGATCCCTGAAAagtattatataacaatatatttaagGTAGCAATGTTTTGTGGccttaaaattatttacttacaGAACTGTCTTCGAACCACAAGAAGTAAGCATAATTAAATGTTGTATCCTTCCACATAACTGATAAATGTCCTTCTTCCAAATGAATTCTACTTTGTTTAACCATGTTCCATATCTATAAAAACAATTCTTAACTACTCTAtgtatgttaattttatttgaacttCTAATAAATTACCTTTTTTGTTGTAAGAGTAAGAGTTTCAGGATTTGTGAAATCCAGTGTTGGAGCAATCAGTCTATGGGTGGTCCTATCTATGTAGATGAAGTGCACAAGGCCTGGGAACTCTTCTAGATATTTGTTGATGGTTAGGGAAGTTCTCGTagattatatagcattaaggatgtatattctttttatctaacttataagaaaaaataaaaagataatacaaatatatgaaGATATAATTATGAAAGGATATGATCCAAGAGTAAAGTTCTTGAGTGCTTTTACTTTAAGGAAATCGCTAAAATCATTCAGCTTTTGACGAACGAGTTTTCCTACTGTCGTAAGTACATCAACGCCCTGCTTTAAGAAGCTTTTGTCGAAACACATTAATCgatataattcttttaaattatccATGAAACCAGACATATTTGATTCAATTTGAAGAATGGACTCCGGGTCTCTAGATCTTAATAGATCCATATATTTTTTTCGGATAAATTCCCACTTTGTTTGCAGTCTTCTTTGACACATATCAACATCATTACTAACGTTAGCTCTATTTTTCTTAATCCCATCCAAAGCTTTTTTCATTGCTAAGTCAAAGTTTTCAAATGCAGGTCTTAATTCGTCAATATCTCTTTGAAGTTGCAAaccatttataatattcatataatgGAAACTATCGTACAATCCTGATGATGTGGCAAGATTAGCCACTTCTACTATCATGATAAGGTTGATACCATCTGCTAATTCAAAAATATGAACTGCGTTAGTAGTATAATCATGTTCGGTTccaagtagaattaaattactatataaATCATCATCCAGTAATGACAAATAAAGTCCATCATTGATGGAAGATTCTCTTGATCCTCCTATAACGAAGTAACATATTAGTACATAATAGCAATGAAATTATGTAAACATCTTATAGCAGTAAAGACCATACTAAACAAATCTGAAATATCTTCTGAAGTAGGATTTGAAAGCTTTGATCCAAAAGTTATTTGCTCCTCTTTAGACGAATTGTTTACAGGTAAAAGAATATGAGTGCTATCATCATTGTTATCATTTATTGCAGATTGGGTATTCCCTTTCCTTTTCTGATTAACTACCCAACACATAAGCATCATCAGCAATATATCAGAAGCGTACAAATCATGGGCATTTTTACTGGAGtataatgaaagaaatttttgttccACTAGTATCAAGATGTGTACATTGGAAAACTCAGATTGTGCCTTTAATTTGTCACAGGCATCGTGCAACACTTTTAGTATTGATACACCCAAGTCTGTGTTTATTGATAGCTGTTCTATCGCTTCTGTAAGCATACTTTGCTCACAGTTTCTTAAATGCACCCATGCATCTAACAGACATGAAACTAAACTAACTTTCTGCCTGTTTACCTTTAATctgaaattaaattatcatatatattaatataattaacattaattgtaatattatatagaattaccctTCCATTTTTTgaagtaattttttttataaatgatgTTTAAACTTACACTGCAACATCTGGTCCACAAACATGCCTCACAATTGCCACACATACTCCTAATGTCCTTTTCATTAATTCTACTTCATCTGTAGATATGTAAATGAATGTATATCCCATAAATTCATCAAATACCATATTTGTGCCATCATGACATCTCATTGAAGTGTAAGAATTTCCAAACTGAGAAGCCATTACATGTTGGGATGTGACAATAGGTGCAAATAATTGGATTATGACATTTGGATTTAATTTTGAATCCTCATTGTCTACATTCTGTACAAGACATAAATTTGTAGTGtctttgtaaatataatataatataaaaatctttgtaaatataatatatattagtattatacaatttatCTGGAAGCATATAGTTTTATTTTTCCAGAAAAATATTTGTGGAATTGAAACAGTATAAAATATACTTGAATCTAAAGACTTTCAAAGTAGAGATATttaaattactatataaagtttcgcAAAATTTGGTAGAGACCTACCTTGTTTTCAAAAATTAGTCCTTGAATTTTTGCTAATTTTTGTATATGATTCgcgaattttttattacattttgtaaatAGAACATCGTTTAAATGATCGAAGATCAAAATACccttcattttataatttaataagaaatacTTCTGTTATTACACGACTCTGTCAATCAATATTTGCTAATACGTTAATATTTACATTCGTGCTGATTCGGTTGacaaaaacattttcaaatgaCAAGTAACCGCTTAATATTCCCAGTACTCTTGCCTGGTCATTTCGATCACTGTTGTCACTGTGCGCGACTACTTCTAACAAGACTCGTTTAATTAGATTTACGATACAAGAATACGAGCGATGAAGTTGATTACCTACTTTACGTGTCTTTCGATTGTACGTTAGATGTCTCTTAGTCGAAGTCTGTTCTAGCGCATAATTCGAACACTCCTGTACAAATGTTTTATCACAAATATACATGACAGATGATGTTCTTTTGTGTCCTACGTTTTGGGAATCACCTGTTCCCCTTACCATTTTTGCGTCACATGCTACATGCGATTTAATATACTTGCCGATTCAATAGAGCAATGATTTGAGTTAAAACTGGAATCTtctatcaaattataaataaaatattcatagaatAGGATATCCTACAATCGTAAACGgggtatagaattttatattctgTAAGAACTTGGAAAGAATTGCAGAAACTAAAGACAGAAGACAGAATTTGGGTTTGcttcatttttacatatttagtTCAGCTTTATACATTAATTCTAAATCTTTGGTTATGTTTTGTGCTGACCCTAAAAGAATAGAGGCGTAATATTGTGACAATTAATGGAGGCAATGACATTCGATACAAAACAATTGGTGACATTTGATTTATTTTAGTAATGTTTACCTTATTTTTTtcatcatattttatttaataataaatatgtagatATTCGTATAACACATGACGATTTTCCATTAAGAACATAATATTATTCATAATCATTAATGCACATtatcttaaatattattatatcttttttactCATCAATTTAATCAATTTGTCTATTTGATCAGGTTAAATTTGCGCGCGCTCATACATAGGAAAATCGAGCGTTCCTATTGGCTCAAGATATCACAAAATCCCTACCTCGAATGAAATTTGTGGAACAAGAATGCCTCGCGTCAACTCATCATTATcaatacttttatttcggctttctttatcatcatttttctaCACTTCTATCTACTTCATTTAAATAGAACGTGTTTATTTAATCGCTTACTAATCATCATTTTATGACGATATTATCAGACGATATTCtcgtcattaaaaatatatttatccttGAACACAGATTTTCTAAGAATTTGACAACTCCGACTTGTAAATAAATGACTTTGTTGCGGGGTATTCAATTTTTCGTTAACCAAAATTCATTGTGCAGATCTCGTCGCTGGCGATCAGTTCAGTGTCGAAAATCTTAGCGATTAAACGTATATAGGTGTCACTCCGTAACAGATGTCTGCTTCCCTACATCACAAGAAGCAGAGCTTgcttaaaaatgtttttatataaaattagtaaattttTGCGTAAAAGTGGGTTGAATGGGATCGTGGATAGGGGAGGCTTCGTACGCAGCAATCTCCACGCGGTGTGACTTGGGCAATCAGTATTATTTCATATACAGTTACTAATTGCATCATATATATGACACAAATATGAATTGTGTAATAAATGATATGAGTTAATTGGATGCGATCGCGATTGCATCATGTATTTAGAACATTTATTAGGTAGTTCCTATGATTTCTGTATATGTAGAGATTATCTTGTAGTTGTATTAATAAAGCATCATgctcaaaaatttcaaaaattatcaTTGTAGTTTTTGAATTTTAGTCtacaatatattaaattatacaattaattcTGTGTTAAGAGGAACAACTATTGTAGAGGTATTCGTATTGCAATTGTATTCTTCACAATTTCATAGTAAAATTTTACTTCAATTCTAAGAATAAGGATAagaaaattacatataaatacCATCGTATAAAGAATCAAACTTTTATTTCCAATCCAAACGAACAAAGATTCATTCTAGTAATTATTTGCACagcataaaatttgataaatcgaTTAACAGATGACAACAGTggcgaaaaatttaaataaatattttacaatcatcTTAAAATAAAGTTATTACCCCTTTTTATCAACAAGTAACGTATATTTAGTATCTTTTgcgtaatttgaaatttattttcaattcgtCTTATTAAATCCATGTCTTAGTTTTGAAGTAATTGTAAGATGCGGGAGTacaatttgtaacatttttgcGAACAGTGcttcttaaattaaaaaataaaacaaagcaaCCGTGTGTGAATTTCCATTATATAAATACAGTAAACCCATGATTTGAAGGATTAATTAGAGCAAcggttattaaatatttaagaatcgaagaaattttaagtcaatatagaaaatattaaaaagatcaTAAAGTTGCAAATTAAATTCGaagtttatttgaataaaaaatccgTCAAATCGAGGGTCTATTGTAACATTCAACATCGCTTTCCGATAAAAGTAACCTCAGTTcacttaataataatattcgcgCCCTAACCTCGCCATCATTGATTATTCAACGCTCGAATAATTACCCGAACAAGTATTCATTTAATATTCGCTTAAAAGTGACAACACAGTCCTCggtatatatgttatattcgACTAGATTATATCATATAAGTCTCTctactgtttctttttttttttcgtttttcatatttttacctGTTTGACATCCAGACGAAGACGAAATTGTCTGGAGCCTCTAATACACGTGTATAGTGTATCTAATATCGcatatattaatagaaataatctCAATTCTCAATGGCCAAGTCAATTGGACACTatagttacaataataattgcAATAACTTTCTagatcttttcctttttcttataTGCTACTGTTCTGAAAGTTTTGTATAAACCCTGCTAAAATTTTATTCACTATGACCTTTTAATCTTTTAACTCTACTATAGTCTTTGAATTATATTCCAATTTTGTTCTTGTTTCAATAAACAAAGAACAACGATTTTGTCACTCTTCCTTCAAACTTAGgacattcctttttttttttatatacagtTGATCAAGTCGGAAACGACCCAAAAGACGTAGCAGGATTATTTGTTTACTCGCTGTCTGTAATCGTAGTCGCAATTTTTTGAAACAATTGATTTACACCAGTTTTCAAGTGAAACATGCTTTATCTTCAATATGAGACTGTTCGTGTACTGTATAAAATAGGATTGTTCGTCGAAATTCTTAGACTGTTGTTTCAACTTTAAAACAATATGAGAAAAAGGTACAGGTTATGTGCGTTGCAAGCCGAAAGTAGTCTTAACAAGTACATACATATCTACTACTCGTCAGTATTTATGCTTATGTGAAATGATATCGcaacgttaaaaaaatattttcgacttTAAAAGTGTATCATCTTCGGACGATGCACATTAATCGTTCGAAATATCGACAACACTTCTTCCATTCTTATTTACGTAAAAAAAGATTCTTAAGCTATGATTACGTGTTAGTTTATTATTCATGATCAGGCCTATACTTTTGGCGCATCGTCAGCGCTACAAATAACTTTTTACCTGGAAACGTTCTGCATTTTTTtcacgttatatgttaataaatatatcctGAAAGAAGCATGCATGTTTACATGCTACCTTCTTTATCCTATGATAACGtcgaaaatatgtatatgtcctattgataaaaaataatttgtgcagaataaatatagactaatTAACAATAACAGCAACAATGTAAGCTCGATAACTCGTCTCGATGCAATTAAAGCAATtataaaaaaagttattcatgatacataataacaatatattattctttaatgattttgcgaaataatattttaaatagaaatatgcTATTTGCAAATTTGATTAGAAAAGATTCGAACAATCAATATCTTCTtaaattatatatgatattgtaaatattatacgtTTATTCACAGTAAATGCTGATATCTCACtgctatatttttgcaaaatttttaagtgaaaaataaataatattgttgaCAGAAAGTTCCAAGATACAAGGATAGTATTTTATACTACCATTTAAATTAGCTAATTGCGACCTGTATTGCAATTATTGCAACAATTAAAACACCACGTTATTCCTGTTTCTCATGGTTACgtgattgaaattaattacaaacaAGCATACGTATTAATATGTAAGTACGAATTGGTTTGAAACACGCGCACGGAAGAAACCAGAAAcattacaattacaatttctcAATTCGAATGATAATAAAGATAATTGTCTTTGATCAAACATAGGCCTCTCTATTTATGTCGTTACGTTATGATTGATTATTGAATTGCGCGCCAGTTCAAATACGCTAGGCTCGGTCGGTAAATATGTCAGACTAATTTATAATTGAAACAAAGACCGGTTTCCAGAAAAATTTTCTGAATTACACTCACTCATCGACTTgcaaatacattataacgctaaaaataaattatttaggGAAAACGACAGTGTACAAATTTAGAAGCTTTTTCtcgtaatttataaatataaatatatcgtcTTACAAATTGATACTTAAAAACATCTATAATTTTGCATATTGGATAAAAATATCTCTAAATTTTGGTAGCATCTAAATTCCCTGATTTTTAGTAATAACACTACTTTGTACTACTTTAATAAGTAATAGCTTACTTCCGCCTACATCAGTGAGCGAGTGTAATCAAATTTCACTTCACAGCAATGAGTCTTACTCGTCTAATTTCTTGAAATATGCGAGCAACCTTGCAGAAAAAAGCGGTACGTTAGGGTCGTCGAGGATTTGataattcgaataaatatttttacttaatttttatcTTGGAAAATATCTTTCAAAGTCTAAAATTagatttagattttaaacttttacGTGGAACGAAAATAGATATCGCTTTCTTTGACATTAGATCATGTAGCTAAATCTTTTGTCGTTAAATACGAGCA contains:
- the LOC100644106 gene encoding Hermansky-Pudlak syndrome 1 protein homolog isoform X2 translates to MKGILIFDHLNDVLFTKCNKKFANHIQKLAKIQGLIFENKNVDNEDSKLNPNVIIQLFAPIVTSQHVMASQFGNSYTSMRCHDGTNMVFDEFMGYTFIYISTDEVELMKRTLGVCVAIVRHVCGPDVAVLKVNRQKVSLVSCLLDAWVHLRNCEQSMLTEAIEQLSINTDLGVSILKVLHDACDKLKAQSEFSNVHILILVEQKFLSLYSSKNAHDLYASDILLMMLMCWVVNQKRKGNTQSAINDNNDDSTHILLPVNNSSKEEQITFGSKLSNPTSEDISDLFRGSRESSINDGLYLSLLDDDLYSNLILLGTEHDYTTNAVHIFELADGINLIMIVEVANLATSSGLYDSFHYMNIINGLQLQRDIDELRPAFENFDLAMKKALDGIKKNRANVSNDVDMCQRRLQTKWEFIRKKYMDLLRSRDPESILQIESNMSGFMDNLKELYRLMCFDKSFLKQGVDVLTTVGKLVRQKLNDFSDFLKVKALKNFTLGSSLTINKYLEEFPGLVHFIYIDRTTHRLIAPTLDFTNPETLTLTTKKIWNMVKQSRIHLEEGHLSVMWKDTTFNYAYFLWFEDSSGSPVKYKVYLNHVLKNFPVPGIFCGDYYRKLAETCFPKLSPNKIRIYELYCVHLGLATSSCVLEHSRRLAATIWEVTGVPNNPADIL
- the LOC100644106 gene encoding Hermansky-Pudlak syndrome 1 protein homolog isoform X1; protein product: MKGILIFDHLNDVLFTKCNKKFANHIQKLAKIQGLIFENKNVDNEDSKLNPNVIIQLFAPIVTSQHVMASQFGNSYTSMRCHDGTNMVFDEFMGYTFIYISTDEVELMKRTLGVCVAIVRHVCGPDVAVLKVNRQKVSLVSCLLDAWVHLRNCEQSMLTEAIEQLSINTDLGVSILKVLHDACDKLKAQSEFSNVHILILVEQKFLSLYSSKNAHDLYASDILLMMLMCWVVNQKRKGNTQSAINDNNDDSTHILLPVNNSSKEEQITFGSKLSNPTSEDISDLFRGSRESSINDGLYLSLLDDDLYSNLILLGTEHDYTTNAVHIFELADGINLIMIVEVANLATSSGLYDSFHYMNIINGLQLQRDIDELRPAFENFDLAMKKALDGIKKNRANVSNDVDMCQRRLQTKWEFIRKKYMDLLRSRDPESILQIESNMSGFMDNLKELYRLMCFDKSFLKQGVDVLTTVGKLVRQKLNDFSDFLKVKALKNFTLGSRTSLTINKYLEEFPGLVHFIYIDRTTHRLIAPTLDFTNPETLTLTTKKIWNMVKQSRIHLEEGHLSVMWKDTTFNYAYFLWFEDSSGSPVKYKVYLNHVLKNFPVPGIFCGDYYRKLAETCFPKLSPNKIRIYELYCVHLGLATSSCVLEHSRRLAATIWEVTGVPNNPADIL